One region of Wyeomyia smithii strain HCP4-BCI-WySm-NY-G18 chromosome 3, ASM2978416v1, whole genome shotgun sequence genomic DNA includes:
- the LOC129728406 gene encoding uncharacterized protein LOC129728406: protein MVGKMCTDHNNDGSVWLYYQNTRGLRTKIDELFLTTRECNFDIIILTETGLDDRINSLQLFGTSFNVYRCDRSVHNSNKSSFGGVLIAVAQCHHSSLIETVNGDSLEQVCVRATVRGTKLLLCGVYIPPDRSQDVNVIDAHISSIGELSGKSTVNDIVFVCGDYNQPRIMWMPDSLPASDQLPAASATLIDGTDFFNLKQQNFQRNHNDRTLDLIFCSSEHRLTVDSCITPLLPVDRHHPPLTIKLPNLCSNSAASVSAESITRSLNYRKIDFVALEDYLLGFDWTFIYPCTDVDDMTAHFCDVIIQWLNVNVPLVKRPNNPAWCTRRLRDLKRFRNNAQRKYRRLKTLITKRNFKSASDEYRRLNSELYKSVASNFDAEIAAAAVPAGSADLTTFEVTTDLILSAAKKLKRSYSPGPDGIPAIIISRCATVLANPLRSDEKSPLTPLTSAITELRSEIKQLYSKYPRTRHQQLVLDGPQSITAEV from the exons TGTACCGACCACAACAATGACGGTAGTGTTTGGCTCTACTACCAAAACACGCGGGGATTAAGAACCAAAATCGACGAGCTCTTCCTGACGACCCGTGAGTGTAATTTCGACATTATAATACTGACAGAGACCGGCTTGGATGACCGCATCAACTCACTGCAACTGTTTGGGACATCATTCAACGTTTATCGGTGCGATCGCAGTGTGCACAATAGCAACAAATCCAGTTTTGGTGGTGTTCTGATTGCTGTGGCGCAGTGTCATCATAGCTCACTCATCGAAACTGTGAATGGAGATAGTTTGGAGCAAGTTTGCGTCCGTGCCACGGTTCGAGGAACTAAACTGCTGCTGTGTGGTGTATATATTCCACCAGATAGGAGTCAGGATGTCAACGTCATTGATGCACACATCTCCTCTATTGGTGAGCTGTCTGGTAAAAGCACTGTAAATGACATTGTGTTTGTCTGTGGCGACTACAATCAGCCGCGTATCATGTGGATGCCCGATTCTCTTCCAGCCTCCGATCAACTACCTGCTGCTAGTGCGACTCTGATAGATGGTACTGATTTTTTTAATCTAAAGCAGCAAAACTTTCAACGGAATCATAACGATCGTACGCTGGATCTGATTTTTTGTTCTTCTGAGCACCGACTTACTGTGGATAGTTGTATCACACCTCTGCTCCCTGTCGACCGCCACCATCCGCCCCTGACAATCAAGCTACCTAACTTGTGTTCCAATAGCGCTGCTTCAGTAAGCGCAGAGAGTATAACACGATCACTGAATTATCGCAAAATTGATTTCGTCGCACTCGAAGATTACTTGTTGGGTTTCGACTGGACTTTTATATATCCATGCACTGATGTCGACGATATGACTGCACATTTTTGTGACGTTATAATCCAGTGGTTAAACGTAAATGTACCGTTAGTGAAGCGACCGAATAACCCTGCGTGGTGCACACGTCGGTTGCGCGATCTGAAACGATTTCGGAATAATGCACAGCGAAAATATCGTCGTTTGAAAACGCTGATAACGAAACGCAATTTCAAAAGCGCCAGCGACGAATACCGTCGCCTTAATAGTGAATTGTACAAATC AGTTGCCTCGAATTTCGATGCGGAAATTGCGGCGGCTGCCGTCCCGGCCGGTTCGGCTGATTTAACCACATTTGAAGTTACCACCGACTTGATACTAAGTGCAGCGAAGAAACTTAAACGTTCTTATTCACCGGGACCCGATGGCATCCCCGCCATAATTATCAGTCGATGTGCCACTGTGTTGGCAAATCCACTGCGCT CCGATGAAAAATCACCACTTACTCCGCTTACGTCTGCAATTACTGAACTACGCTCGGAAATCAAACAACTGTACTCAAAATACCCACGCACTCGTCACCAGCAGCTAGTCCTCGATGGCCCACAATCGATCACCGCAGAGGTGTAA